The region CCAGCTCCGCCTGGAGGACGACTGCATCTTCCTGGGCCATGTGCCGGTCGAGCATCTGCTCTATCTCTACAACGCCGCCGATGTGCTCGTCCATCCCGCCTTCTACGAGGGGTTCGGCCTGCCCCCACTGGAGGCCATGTCCTGCGGCACCCCGGTCATCGTCTCGAACGTGTCGGCCATGCCGGAAATCGTGGGGGATGCCGGCCTGCTCATTGACCCCCACGATGTGGAAGACCTGACCGTCGCGATCTGGCGCGCCCTAACGGACGAGGCTCTGCGCGTCCAGATGCGCGAGCGCGGATTGGCGCGGGCCAAGCTCTTCTCCTGGGAAAAGGCCGCCGAACAGACCCTGGCCGTGTACCGCCAGGTCGCCGGCCAGGCCGCATAGGCCGGCCCTTCCGCCGGGTTGGACGCCCAATGACGACGCCAGCTCTCACCCCCAAACCTTACCGCCTATTGGTGCTGTCATCCCAGCTCCCTTACCCGCCGCACCAGGGCGCCACCATCCGCAGTTTCAACATCCTGCGGCAGTTGGCCGCCCGGGCGGAGATTGACCTGCTCTCGTTCGTGACCCGGCCGGAGGAGGTGCCGGCGGCCGGCCCACTCCAAGAGCTGTGCCGGCGCATCGCCTGGGACCTCACGCCCCAGCGCTCGCTCTTCCAGCGCGCCCTG is a window of Anaerolineae bacterium DNA encoding:
- a CDS encoding glycosyltransferase family 4 protein — its product is QLRLEDDCIFLGHVPVEHLLYLYNAADVLVHPAFYEGFGLPPLEAMSCGTPVIVSNVSAMPEIVGDAGLLIDPHDVEDLTVAIWRALTDEALRVQMRERGLARAKLFSWEKAAEQTLAVYRQVAGQAA